A genome region from Solanum pennellii chromosome 12, SPENNV200 includes the following:
- the LOC107006498 gene encoding uncharacterized protein LOC107006498, with amino-acid sequence MPGYAEFMMDMVKKERSVTRSHVQKKYDPGAFTILCNIGFLHFAKALCDLGASINLMPLSSYKNLGLGHPKTTVMRLLIVDRTLKRPLDLVLDVFVKLESFIFPNDFVIHDREVDFEVPFILRRQFPATGNFSRYGKSYNDFVAALKTSEYRSKLKKLEFYMMHHESPPVRPSIVEASKLELQDLPPHLRYVFLGRDDTLLVIIAAYLNGKQVEYLVVVLKRCK; translated from the exons ATGCCTGGATATGCTGAGTTTATGATGGATATGGTGAAAAAGGAGAGGTCAGTTACAAGGTCTCATGTGCAAAAGAAGTATGATCCAGGTGCCTTCACTATTCTATGTAATATAGGGTTTCTACACTTTGCGAAGGCACTGTGTGATCTTGGTGCGAGCATAAATCTTATGCCATTGTCTAGTTATAAGAATTTAGGCTTGGGACACCCAAAGACTACCGTGATGCGGTTACTGATAGTCGATCGAACTTTGAAGAGGCCATTAGACCTAGTCCTTGATGTGTTTGTGAAACTGGAGTCGTTTATCTTTCCTAACGACTTTGTGATTCATGACcgtgaggttgattttgaggtcCCCTTTATCCTAAGGAGACAATTCCCTGCCACTGGGAACTTTAGTCGATATGGAAAAAGC TATAATGATTTTGTGGCCGCACTTAAAACAAGTGAATATCGGTCAAAGCTGAAGAAGTTGGAGTTTTACATGATGCATCACGAGTCTCCACCTGTGAGACCATCTATTGTGGAGGCATCGAAATTAGAGCTTCAGGATCTACCACCGCATTTGAGGTATGTGTTTTTGGGTAGAGATGACACCTTGCTGGTGATTATTGCAGCATATTTAAATGGGAAACAAGTAGAGTACTTAGTGGTGGTATTAAAGAGGTGCAAGTGA